A genomic segment from Acidobacteriota bacterium encodes:
- a CDS encoding glycosyltransferase: MADALLLVCDFNARGGTQTQVMELLAALDRRAWSPTLCALHLDDALKRHLAPLRVPIVDLHLRGWFRPATLSAVASVASRMRADRVRVVHAFLRDGNLFGAAAARRAGVPYITSVRNLDLRRRPLDLALSRWAHRGAAAVTFNSRQVRDLVVTRERIPLARTRIIANGIGEVPAATDQPAGADPWPAEASPRLLCVASLSAKKGHPYLLEAFSRLRRTHPGAALVIAGSGPERPSLEGRVRALGLAGSVILAGHRDDARALLARADLLLLASIEEGMPNVLIEAMAAGIPQVATGVGAVPETIDEGITGYVVPPRDPILLASRAERILSDGDLRRRMSAASRERFTLRFGRDRMAREHEALYVAVAGGGR; encoded by the coding sequence ATGGCGGACGCGCTCCTGCTCGTCTGCGACTTCAACGCGCGCGGTGGCACGCAGACGCAGGTGATGGAGCTCCTCGCGGCGCTCGATCGCCGGGCCTGGTCGCCCACTCTCTGCGCCCTTCATCTTGATGACGCCCTCAAGAGACATCTCGCACCGCTTCGCGTCCCGATCGTCGACCTCCATCTCCGGGGATGGTTTCGCCCCGCGACGCTCTCGGCCGTCGCCTCCGTCGCCTCGCGAATGCGCGCGGACAGGGTGCGCGTCGTCCACGCCTTTCTCCGCGACGGGAATCTCTTCGGCGCCGCCGCGGCGCGCCGGGCCGGCGTTCCGTACATCACCTCGGTCCGCAACCTGGACCTCAGGAGGCGCCCCCTCGATCTCGCCCTCAGCCGATGGGCTCATCGGGGCGCGGCCGCGGTGACGTTCAACTCGCGGCAGGTGCGCGATCTCGTCGTCACGCGGGAGCGCATCCCCCTCGCCCGGACGAGGATCATCGCGAACGGCATCGGCGAGGTCCCCGCCGCGACGGACCAGCCGGCCGGCGCCGATCCATGGCCGGCGGAGGCGTCGCCGCGCCTGCTGTGCGTCGCGTCCCTCTCGGCCAAGAAGGGGCATCCCTACCTCCTCGAGGCGTTCTCGCGACTTCGCCGCACGCACCCCGGCGCCGCGCTCGTGATCGCGGGGTCGGGGCCCGAGCGCCCGTCCCTCGAGGGGCGCGTCCGGGCGCTCGGGCTCGCAGGCTCGGTCATCCTCGCCGGCCATCGCGACGACGCCCGCGCGCTGCTCGCACGCGCCGACCTCCTCCTCCTCGCCTCGATCGAGGAGGGGATGCCGAACGTTCTCATCGAGGCGATGGCCGCGGGGATTCCCCAGGTCGCCACCGGCGTGGGCGCCGTTCCCGAGACGATCGACGAAGGCATCACGGGGTACGTCGTCCCCCCGCGCGATCCGATTCTCCTCGCCTCACGCGCGGAGAGGATTCTCTCGGACGGAGATCTGAGACGTCGCATGTCCGCGGCGTCGCGCGAGCGATTCACGCTCCGCTTCGGACGCGACCGGATGGCGCGAGAGCACGAGGCGCTCTACGTGGCCGTGGCCGGGGGGGGGCGATGA